A genomic segment from Asterias amurensis chromosome 6, ASM3211899v1 encodes:
- the LOC139939042 gene encoding E3 ubiquitin-protein ligase TRIM71-like, whose protein sequence is MAASITVHSVLDKISKDHLECPICTNRFINPTMLDCLHSFCFTCLKELHQQDPNNSILLCPLCRKKTTLEDNKVDSLPKDFKLNALVDEFTVQEQLMEGHGSEVNCQACNDEEHAAIARCVDCDYFLCQDCQTAHQRFPVTKSHQVYMLAQLHSGEVRYKYRSKLREYIPKCGKHSDQTLNIYCNTCQKLECTTCTVLDHGNPKHDLIGIPEALDKCKQEVAELVAKAEKCKADIQTAMEQASESRKKLDSSYAETSMKISQKAAKERAKITEEEKQLKQEAESVYKDRVQTFETADATNTKEVTQVEHKLDEVNQFMTQASSHEILDFKLKLINNLDELTKIQGEIVSDRLSFLEFEEDERSVGILVLEDEQQAKAEAQAKEHETIHTKQEWNLKESFSEFDCLKFQGRLIETD, encoded by the coding sequence ATGGCTGCCAGTATCACAGTCCATTCGGTGCTTGATAAGATCAGTAAGGATCATCTAGAATGTCCAATATGCACCAATCGCTTCATCAATCCAACAATGCTAGATTGTCTACACAGCTTCTGCTTCACATGCCTCAAGGAGCTTCACCAACAAGATCCTAACAACTCCATCCTACTGTGTCCTCTGtgcagaaagaaaacaacactagAAGACAACAAGGTTGACAGTCTACCTAAGGACTTTAAACTCAATGCCCTGGTGGATGAGTTTACTGTTCAGGAGCAACTCATGGAGGGTCATGGGTCAGAGGTCAACTGTCAAGCGTGTAATGATGAAGAGCATGCAGCAATCGCCAGGTGTGTAGACTGTGATTATTTCCTTTGTCAGGATTGCCAAACTGCACATCAGCGTTTTCCTGTTACTAAATCTCATCAGGTCTACATGCTGGCACAGCTGCATTCCGGAGAAGTCCGCTACAAATATAGGAGTAAACTAAGGGAATACATTCCAAAGTGTGGCAAGCACAGTGATCAGACTCTGAACATCTACTGCAACACATGCCAGAAGTTAGAATGCACAACTTGTACCGTTCTTGATCATGGAAATCCAAAACATGACCTTATTGGTATACCTGAGGCTTTAGACAAATGCAAACAGGAAGTCGCAGAACTGGTTGCAAAAGCTGAGAAATGCAAGGCTGATATTCAAACTGCCATGGAACAAGCCAGTGAGTCTCGCAAGAAACTGGATTCTTCATATGCTGAAACCAGTATGAAAATCTCCCAGAAGGCTGCCAAGGAGAGAGCAAAGATCACAGAAGAGGAAAAGCAGCTGAAGCAAGAGGCAGAGAGTGTTTACAAAGACAGAGTCCAGACATTTGAAACTGCAGACGCAACCAACACAAAAGAAGTGACCCAGGTAGAGCACAAGCTGGATGAAGTGAATCAGTTCATGACCCAAGCAAGCTCTCATGAGATTCTGGATTTCAAGCTGAAACTTATAAACAATCTTGATGAACTAACTAAGATACAAGGTGAGATTGTGTCTGACAGGCTTTCCTTTCTTGAGTTTGAAGAAGATGAAAGGTCAGTGGGAATACTAGTGCTGGAAGATGAGCAACAAGCTAAAGCAGAGGCTCAGGCCAAGGAACATGAAACAATCCATACAAAACAGGAGTGGAATCTGAAGGAAAGTTTCAGTGAATTTGACTGTTTAAAATTTCAAGGAAGACTCATTGAAACCGACTAA